The following coding sequences lie in one candidate division KSB1 bacterium genomic window:
- a CDS encoding 3'-5' exonuclease → MKARQAALVFDEMEEQQPRFEQLRLERPLVFFDLETTGLDLANDRIVQFAFVKVNLDRSLTEWSELVNPGIPIPPEASRVHHITDEKVAGKPQLKEFAPKIREFLTGCDLAGFNVISFDLPLLQIELERCGVSLPMQEMRVIDAQVIFHKQEPRNLAAAYRFYCGRELVDAHDALADVRATVHILDAQLQRYRDLPKAVDALHKYCLPKDQRFVTPDRKFYWKNGEAVAAFGKHRGKSLQWLIENEPDYLNWIMQGDFPEQTKALVADALKGIFPKPPIDEEETLD, encoded by the coding sequence ATGAAGGCGCGACAAGCCGCATTGGTTTTTGACGAGATGGAAGAACAGCAGCCCCGGTTCGAGCAGCTGCGCTTGGAACGACCTCTGGTCTTTTTCGATCTGGAAACAACCGGCCTCGACCTGGCCAACGACCGCATCGTACAATTCGCCTTTGTCAAGGTCAACCTCGACCGTTCCTTGACGGAATGGTCGGAGCTCGTCAACCCCGGCATTCCCATCCCGCCGGAAGCCTCGCGCGTGCATCACATCACGGATGAAAAGGTGGCCGGTAAACCGCAGTTGAAAGAGTTCGCGCCTAAAATCCGCGAATTTCTGACCGGCTGCGATCTGGCCGGTTTTAACGTCATATCGTTCGATCTGCCTTTGTTGCAGATCGAATTGGAGCGCTGCGGCGTTTCATTGCCTATGCAGGAAATGCGGGTGATCGACGCCCAGGTGATCTTTCACAAACAGGAACCGCGCAACCTGGCCGCCGCTTACCGCTTTTACTGCGGCCGCGAGCTGGTCGACGCGCACGATGCCCTTGCCGATGTCCGCGCAACTGTCCACATTCTCGATGCCCAGCTGCAGCGTTACCGCGATTTGCCGAAAGCCGTCGACGCGCTGCACAAATACTGCCTTCCCAAAGATCAACGGTTTGTGACGCCGGACCGCAAGTTCTATTGGAAAAACGGTGAGGCAGTTGCCGCGTTCGGCAAACACCGAGGCAAATCTTTGCAATGGCTGATCGAAAACGAGCCCGATTATCTCAACTGGATCATGCAGGGCGATTTTCCCGAACAAACCAAGGCCTTGGTCGCCGATGCTCTAAAAGGCATTTTCCCTAAACCGCCGATCGACGAAGAGGAAACCCTCGATTGA
- a CDS encoding MFS transporter, which yields MQAGLGSGEQSKGYLQVISGALKELRETMRAFVRAPRALWGINIPYILEGLAYFGILTILGKFCSENVALSDPQAGWVYGGVTGGITFAMLLLGGVVDRIGVRKSLILALSVMAIGRLIVSLSGTLPLGRGMGSPMFFTMVAGLLLMVAAYGLYQPAAYAGVRRYTDEKTAAMGYAVLYALMNLGAFLSGYVANFSRTTFLSVFPPNGLTAVFWAFTTITLISVLATVFILTPRIDARAVAEKQGEKQNKTETKEKPEASRIDNRLLKLLSGATIILFIFTLFFFYKGASPILRYSFLGLTLLSLAAAITDFLRRRPEHPFRDARFMAFIFVLIPVQTLFAHNWLTIPYYLDRAFQGTWVGRYWEIFANINPVIIFVITPIIAGLTAHANVYRMMILGTFVMAAPTFLLAAGPVPILFLAYILIMSIGEAMWQPRFLQWVAEIAPQGKTGAYMGIGQFPWFLTKVLTSLYSGYFVARYIPPPSSGLPQQTGKLWLFYGFIAMISPLVLWLMKGWMTKGLREKSED from the coding sequence ATGCAGGCGGGACTCGGTTCCGGTGAGCAAAGTAAAGGCTATTTGCAGGTCATCAGCGGTGCTTTGAAAGAACTGCGCGAAACGATGCGGGCTTTTGTTCGCGCTCCTCGGGCTTTGTGGGGCATCAACATTCCCTATATCCTGGAAGGGCTGGCTTATTTCGGCATCTTGACCATTTTGGGCAAGTTTTGTTCGGAAAACGTCGCGCTTAGCGATCCTCAAGCAGGATGGGTTTACGGCGGGGTGACTGGCGGCATTACGTTCGCCATGCTCCTGCTTGGCGGTGTCGTCGACCGCATCGGCGTCCGAAAGTCGTTGATTCTGGCGCTGTCGGTAATGGCGATAGGCCGCCTGATCGTTTCTCTATCCGGCACATTACCTTTAGGCCGCGGTATGGGTTCGCCGATGTTCTTTACCATGGTCGCCGGACTTTTGCTCATGGTTGCGGCTTACGGTCTCTATCAACCGGCCGCTTATGCAGGTGTAAGGCGCTATACCGATGAAAAAACCGCCGCCATGGGGTATGCCGTGCTCTATGCGTTGATGAACCTCGGCGCTTTTCTTTCCGGCTATGTTGCCAATTTCAGCCGCACGACCTTTCTTTCCGTTTTTCCGCCGAACGGATTAACCGCCGTTTTTTGGGCATTTACGACCATTACTCTGATTTCAGTTTTAGCCACGGTTTTTATTCTGACGCCCAGAATAGATGCCCGCGCCGTCGCCGAAAAGCAGGGCGAAAAACAGAATAAAACTGAAACGAAAGAAAAACCTGAGGCGAGTAGAATAGACAATCGACTTTTAAAGCTGTTGTCCGGCGCGACGATAATTCTTTTTATCTTCACATTATTCTTTTTTTATAAAGGGGCAAGTCCAATTTTACGTTATTCATTCCTTGGACTGACCCTGCTTTCTCTTGCCGCGGCGATTACCGACTTTCTCCGTCGACGGCCGGAGCATCCTTTTCGCGACGCCCGCTTTATGGCTTTCATCTTTGTGCTTATTCCCGTACAAACCCTCTTTGCCCATAACTGGCTGACGATTCCCTATTACCTCGACCGCGCCTTTCAAGGAACCTGGGTGGGTCGGTATTGGGAGATCTTTGCCAATATCAATCCTGTGATTATTTTTGTCATCACGCCGATCATAGCCGGTCTCACAGCCCACGCCAACGTCTACCGGATGATGATTCTCGGCACCTTTGTGATGGCCGCACCGACTTTTCTGCTTGCCGCAGGGCCGGTTCCGATCCTCTTTCTCGCCTACATTCTGATCATGTCGATCGGCGAGGCAATGTGGCAGCCGCGCTTTCTGCAATGGGTGGCTGAAATTGCGCCACAGGGCAAGACCGGCGCCTATATGGGCATCGGCCAGTTCCCTTGGTTTTTGACCAAGGTGTTGACCTCGCTCTATTCCGGGTATTTCGTTGCCCGTTATATCCCGCCGCCGTCGAGCGGTTTGCCGCAGCAAACCGGTAAACTGTGGCTGTTCTATGGCTTCATCGCCATGATTTCGCCGCTCGTTTTATGGTTGATGAAAGGGTGGATGACGAAGGGGCTGCGGGAAAAGAGCGAGGATTGA
- a CDS encoding prolipoprotein diacylglyceryl transferase, with translation MYEIAFVVVYGLTLYRLKREPLPFAQSTIDAFFGWAIAGILIGGRLGYVLFYEPMMMIENPVAIFCRSIGETACGSQVSAACPFMAG, from the coding sequence ATGTATGAGATCGCGTTTGTTGTGGTTTACGGATTGACGCTTTATCGCTTGAAGCGCGAGCCGCTCCCCTTTGCGCAGAGTACTATTGATGCGTTTTTCGGCTGGGCAATCGCCGGAATACTGATCGGCGGCAGGCTGGGTTATGTGCTGTTCTATGAGCCGATGATGATGATTGAAAACCCTGTGGCCATTTTTTGCCGATCGATTGGAGAAACGGCATGCGGTTCACAGGTCTCAGCGGCATGTCCTTTCATGGCGGGCTGA
- the lgt gene encoding prolipoprotein diacylglyceryl transferase — translation MRFTGLSGMSFHGGLIGVALVSLWFCRRRSINFWEPADLIVPAVPLGYTFGRLGNFLNGELYGRPSTLPWGMYFPADSTGLLRRPSQLYEAFFEGIVLFALLRPLRQRRSLQRLFLPLYLIGYGMVRFFIEFVRQPDAHLEAYWDL, via the coding sequence ATGCGGTTCACAGGTCTCAGCGGCATGTCCTTTCATGGCGGGCTGATCGGCGTTGCTTTGGTCTCGCTCTGGTTTTGTCGCCGCCGCTCGATCAATTTTTGGGAGCCGGCCGATCTGATCGTTCCGGCGGTGCCCCTCGGCTATACTTTCGGCCGTCTCGGCAATTTTCTCAACGGTGAATTATACGGTCGACCTTCGACGCTCCCGTGGGGCATGTATTTTCCCGCTGATTCGACAGGTTTGCTGCGCCGGCCTTCCCAGCTTTATGAAGCATTTTTTGAGGGAATCGTTTTATTCGCGCTCTTGCGGCCGCTGCGGCAGCGCCGGTCTCTGCAGCGCTTGTTTTTGCCCCTTTATTTAATTGGATACGGAATGGTTCGTTTTTTCATCGAGTTCGTGCGGCAGCCGGATGCGCATTTGGAAGCGTACTGGGACCTTTAA
- a CDS encoding 9-O-acetylesterase: MEAAMRLLIVVLLSSAMCLVGCSYFARPAEEVRLPKLFTDNMVLQQEKEMPIWGKASPGGKVTVVLNGRRQGVTAQPDSFWMVKLPPMSAGGPYELKVIGKDTLTFRNVMIGEVWVCSGQSNMEMPLAGWGEVLNYAREIAEADYPHIRLFQVNHAMSLKPKDDIDAQPWVECRPTTVGNFSATAYFFGRTLYKELGVPIGLIHSSWGGTVAEAWTAADALMTLEDFKQAVEALQVEALNEAEVRASYQQRLAEWQKLVEQKISIALAGSPTWQAPGYDDGNWKTMQLPSLWENAGLPNFDGIVWFRKIVTLPDLLPNETFTLKLGAIDDQDITYVNGVQVGATDGYNKPREYKIDAGLFKPGRNVIAVQVLDTGGGGGLWGAKEELVLSSSEGKHMSLAGEWKYLTAVNLKDVPPRPLPPDNPNRPTVLYNAMIYPLIPYALRGAIWYQGESNASRAYQYRTLFPTLINCWRQKWGQGDFPFLFVQLANFKPTAPEPGDSDWAELREAQLMTLSLPNTGMAVAIDIGDAFDIHPKNKQEVGRRLALNALAKAYGRDIVYSGPIYKSMSFEGNKIRLKFDHVGSGLVAKGPKLTGFAIAGTDKKFVWAEAEIEGETVLVWSPQVPDPAAVRYGWADNPNCNLYNREGLPASPFRTDDWPGITQGVK; the protein is encoded by the coding sequence ATGGAGGCGGCGATGCGTTTATTGATTGTGGTTCTCTTGTCGAGTGCGATGTGCCTGGTCGGCTGTTCCTATTTTGCGCGACCGGCGGAGGAGGTTCGTCTTCCCAAGTTGTTCACGGACAACATGGTTCTGCAGCAGGAAAAAGAGATGCCGATTTGGGGTAAAGCGTCTCCCGGCGGCAAAGTGACGGTTGTTTTAAACGGTCGCAGGCAAGGTGTGACCGCCCAGCCCGACAGCTTTTGGATGGTCAAGTTGCCGCCGATGTCTGCAGGCGGCCCTTATGAACTAAAGGTCATCGGTAAGGACACCTTGACTTTCCGCAATGTAATGATCGGCGAGGTGTGGGTCTGTTCCGGACAGTCGAATATGGAAATGCCGTTGGCCGGCTGGGGCGAGGTGCTCAACTATGCGCGTGAGATTGCCGAAGCCGATTATCCGCATATTCGGCTCTTTCAGGTGAACCACGCCATGAGCCTAAAGCCGAAGGACGACATCGATGCTCAGCCGTGGGTGGAATGCAGGCCGACAACCGTCGGCAACTTTTCCGCTACGGCCTATTTTTTCGGCCGCACCCTTTACAAGGAATTGGGCGTGCCGATCGGCCTCATTCACAGCTCATGGGGCGGCACGGTTGCCGAAGCCTGGACAGCTGCCGACGCTTTGATGACCCTCGAAGACTTTAAGCAGGCCGTGGAGGCTTTGCAGGTCGAGGCGTTAAACGAGGCCGAAGTAAGAGCGAGTTACCAACAACGGCTGGCGGAATGGCAAAAGCTGGTTGAACAAAAAATCAGTATTGCCCTGGCCGGCTCTCCGACCTGGCAGGCTCCAGGTTATGACGACGGCAATTGGAAAACCATGCAGCTGCCGAGCTTGTGGGAAAACGCCGGTTTGCCGAATTTCGACGGCATCGTCTGGTTCCGCAAGATCGTCACGCTGCCTGATCTTTTGCCGAATGAAACCTTTACGCTCAAGCTCGGCGCGATAGACGATCAGGATATCACCTATGTCAACGGAGTCCAGGTGGGCGCAACGGACGGCTACAATAAACCGCGCGAGTACAAGATCGATGCCGGTCTGTTTAAACCCGGCAGAAACGTAATTGCCGTGCAGGTGCTGGATACCGGCGGAGGCGGCGGCCTCTGGGGTGCCAAGGAGGAGCTGGTGCTGAGCTCATCGGAGGGAAAACATATGAGCCTGGCCGGCGAGTGGAAGTACTTGACCGCAGTCAACCTCAAGGATGTGCCGCCGCGGCCGTTGCCGCCGGACAACCCCAACCGTCCTACGGTTCTCTACAATGCCATGATTTATCCCTTGATTCCCTATGCTCTGCGCGGCGCCATTTGGTATCAGGGCGAATCCAATGCTTCCCGCGCCTACCAATATCGGACTCTTTTCCCCACTCTGATCAATTGCTGGCGGCAAAAATGGGGACAAGGGGATTTCCCCTTTCTTTTCGTTCAGCTCGCCAACTTTAAACCGACAGCGCCGGAACCGGGTGACAGCGACTGGGCGGAGCTGCGCGAGGCCCAGCTGATGACGTTGTCGTTACCCAACACCGGCATGGCGGTTGCCATAGACATCGGCGATGCGTTCGACATCCACCCGAAGAACAAGCAGGAAGTCGGACGCCGACTGGCGCTTAACGCGCTCGCCAAAGCCTACGGCAGAGATATTGTTTACAGCGGGCCGATCTACAAGTCCATGTCCTTCGAGGGAAACAAGATTCGTCTAAAGTTTGATCACGTGGGGAGCGGCTTGGTCGCAAAAGGGCCCAAACTGACCGGATTTGCGATCGCCGGAACGGACAAAAAGTTCGTCTGGGCGGAGGCTGAAATCGAGGGTGAAACGGTCCTGGTTTGGAGTCCGCAAGTGCCTGATCCGGCGGCGGTACGCTACGGCTGGGCCGACAATCCGAACTGCAATTTGTACAACCGAGAAGGGTTGCCGGCTTCGCCGTTCCGGACGGACGATTGGCCGGGCATCACGCAGGGAGTCAAATAG